The proteins below come from a single Acidobacteriota bacterium genomic window:
- a CDS encoding J domain-containing protein — MATQTKDYYGALGVKKSASTDDIRKAFRKLARKYHPDVNPNDKSAEEKFKTISEANEVLSDPKKRKVYDQVGFYSDNIDPATAEAYARGGGQPGAGGFEGFPGGQNPGSAGAGGVHFDFGGFDFSDMFEGARGGGRKASGSGGGFRDIFSNIFTSGGGRPEASQEGPESGTDLEYQVNVPFWTAIRGGVMRLNIARRDVCGSCHGNGYLESPGTCPQCKGKGTIEQTGGRMKFNVTCPRCHGSGKNISACPTCHGEGTVERTDPLEVRIKAGTRAGQRIRIAGKGNAGMRGGPTGDLYVIIRTDEHPVFRREGDDIYVTVPVTAFEAALGAKIEVPTIDGRSTLKIPPGTQSGQKLRLREKGVPSATKDGLRGDEIVEVKVTVPMPRDEKTKELLRELARLNPEDPREELWKEI, encoded by the coding sequence ATGGCTACCCAAACCAAAGACTATTACGGCGCGCTGGGCGTAAAGAAATCCGCTTCTACGGACGATATTCGCAAGGCGTTTCGCAAGCTGGCTCGCAAGTACCATCCTGACGTAAACCCCAACGACAAAAGCGCGGAAGAAAAATTCAAGACGATCTCCGAAGCGAATGAGGTCCTGAGCGATCCCAAGAAGCGCAAGGTATACGACCAGGTTGGTTTTTACTCGGACAATATCGATCCGGCGACGGCCGAGGCATATGCGCGCGGCGGCGGACAGCCCGGCGCGGGCGGATTTGAGGGATTTCCGGGTGGGCAGAATCCGGGATCTGCGGGTGCCGGCGGCGTGCATTTTGATTTTGGCGGATTTGATTTTTCCGACATGTTCGAAGGCGCGCGCGGCGGTGGACGAAAGGCTTCGGGCAGTGGTGGCGGGTTCCGCGATATTTTTTCCAATATCTTCACCAGCGGCGGCGGGCGTCCGGAAGCGTCGCAAGAAGGTCCCGAGTCAGGCACCGATCTTGAATACCAGGTCAACGTTCCGTTCTGGACCGCAATCCGCGGCGGAGTGATGCGTCTGAATATTGCGCGGCGCGATGTATGCGGAAGTTGTCACGGAAACGGCTATCTGGAATCGCCGGGAACCTGTCCGCAATGCAAAGGGAAAGGCACCATCGAGCAGACCGGCGGGCGGATGAAGTTCAACGTGACTTGTCCGCGCTGCCATGGCTCGGGCAAGAATATTTCTGCGTGTCCTACATGCCATGGCGAGGGCACCGTCGAGCGTACTGATCCGTTGGAAGTCCGCATCAAAGCGGGAACCCGCGCTGGGCAAAGGATTCGGATAGCCGGCAAGGGAAATGCTGGGATGCGCGGCGGCCCGACGGGCGATCTCTACGTCATTATTCGAACCGACGAGCATCCGGTCTTTCGACGCGAAGGGGATGACATCTATGTCACCGTCCCGGTCACAGCATTCGAGGCGGCCCTCGGAGCAAAAATCGAAGTGCCCACGATTGATGGACGAAGCACGCTGAAGATTCCTCCCGGCACGCAGTCCGGGCAAAAGCTGCGGTTGCGGGAGAAGGGCGTGCCCTCGGCAACCAAAGATGGGTTGCGTGGGGATGAGATCGTCGAAGTCAAAGTCACCGTCCCAATGCCCCGCGACGAAAAGACGAAGGAACTGCTCCGCGAACTGGCCAGGCTAAATCCGGAAGATCCGCGAGAAGAACTTTGGAAGGAAATATAG
- a CDS encoding MarR family transcriptional regulator has translation MPSTSAVSSRIDSVRRFNRFYTRQIGVLNEGLLESSFSLTDVRVLYELAHREQATAAGLCKDLGLDAGYLSRILRSFEKQGLVEKKDSPFDARQSLLSLTRKGRRVFDPLDLRSNEQVSELLGRLSPAKQENLIHAMHTITAALDPEVKTAEAYLLRQHRPGDMGWVVQRHGELYWQEYHYDERFEALVAKIVGDFIENLDPSRERCWIAERDGENAGSVFLVQKSKAVAKLRLLLVEPSARGLGIGARLVAECVRFAREAGYKKMVLWTQSELIAARAIYQKAGFKLVDQKRHDSWGQKSIVAETWEFTL, from the coding sequence ATGCCGTCGACTTCCGCTGTCTCCTCGCGTATTGACTCAGTCCGACGCTTCAATCGTTTCTACACACGGCAAATCGGAGTGCTAAATGAAGGACTGCTTGAGAGTTCGTTCTCGCTGACGGACGTGCGGGTCCTCTATGAACTGGCGCACCGGGAGCAGGCCACGGCTGCGGGCCTCTGCAAAGACCTCGGCCTCGATGCCGGATACTTGAGCCGCATTCTGAGGAGTTTTGAAAAGCAGGGACTGGTCGAAAAGAAGGACTCTCCCTTCGACGCACGGCAGAGTCTGCTGAGTCTGACGAGAAAAGGCAGAAGAGTATTTGATCCGCTGGATTTGCGGTCGAATGAACAAGTCAGTGAGTTGCTCGGCCGGTTGTCGCCGGCGAAACAAGAGAACCTGATCCACGCCATGCATACGATCACGGCTGCCCTGGATCCCGAAGTGAAGACCGCAGAGGCCTACCTGCTGCGGCAACATCGTCCAGGAGATATGGGTTGGGTCGTTCAAAGGCACGGCGAACTGTACTGGCAGGAGTATCACTACGACGAGCGCTTCGAGGCACTGGTCGCCAAGATTGTTGGAGACTTTATCGAGAATCTCGATCCCAGCCGGGAGCGTTGCTGGATCGCCGAGCGCGATGGCGAGAATGCGGGATCGGTATTCCTGGTGCAAAAATCCAAGGCCGTTGCCAAGCTTCGCCTTTTGTTGGTTGAGCCTTCTGCGCGAGGACTCGGTATTGGAGCGCGCCTGGTGGCCGAGTGCGTGCGTTTTGCCCGCGAGGCTGGATACAAGAAGATGGTGCTCTGGACCCAGAGTGAACTCATCGCCGCGCGGGCCATCTACCAGAAAGCGGGTTTCAAGTTGGTCGACCAAAAGAGGCACGACAGCTGGGGTCAGAAGAGCATCGTGGCGGAGACCTGGGAGTTCACACTTTGA